The following are encoded together in the Vibrio zhugei genome:
- a CDS encoding DUF2787 family protein: MSEFIISGLNDELVTPMHCFLDALLLDRTIPNTIERLALNIRSQETDQRFQPIEIQLERTSSDSPWQLRFIATFDVVVTGSPQKELSLYFNFAGCWFYHPDIKQCSLQRPEVQTLLASWLKAITHSLIAHSAISIDITPIR; the protein is encoded by the coding sequence ATGAGTGAGTTTATTATTTCCGGGCTTAATGATGAGCTCGTTACTCCAATGCATTGCTTTCTAGATGCCCTGCTATTGGACAGGACCATTCCTAATACAATTGAGCGTTTGGCGTTAAACATTCGCTCTCAAGAAACTGACCAACGATTTCAGCCCATTGAAATTCAACTAGAACGTACATCCAGTGATTCGCCATGGCAGCTTCGCTTTATCGCCACCTTTGATGTTGTCGTCACAGGCTCGCCACAAAAAGAGTTATCGCTGTATTTCAACTTCGCGGGTTGTTGGTTCTATCACCCTGATATTAAGCAGTGCAGCTTACAACGGCCGGAAGTACAAACCTTACTCGCCAGCTGGCTTAAAGCAATCACTCACTCGCTCATCGCACACTCTGCAATCTCAATCGACATTACCCCCATTCGCTAA